The proteins below come from a single Tsuneonella deserti genomic window:
- a CDS encoding NADH-quinone oxidoreductase subunit D, with amino-acid sequence MTMQLERSPTTGDEVITNYTINFGPQHPAAHGVLRMVMELDGEIIERIDPHVGLLHRGTEKLIEHKTYLQALPYFDRLDYCSPLCMEHSYVLAIEKLLNIEVPLRAQYLRVLFAELTRICNHMLNLGSHVMDVGAMTPNLWLFEIREDCLNFFERASGARMHAAWFRPGGVHQDVPLKLLTDIADWLDTRLPRLFEDAMSLVVDNRIFKQRNVDIAVVSKTDAIAWGFSGPMIRAAGIPWDLRKSQPYDVYDRMDFDIPVGTNSDCYDRFMVRVEEVRQSARIMKQCLAEMPEGPVASTDRKVVPPKRGEMKQSMEALIHHFKLYTEGFHVPAGEVYVATESPKGEFGVYLVSDGSNKPYRCKIRPTAFSHLQAMDFMSKGHMLPDATAILGAIDVVFGECDR; translated from the coding sequence ATGACGATGCAACTGGAACGCTCGCCGACCACCGGCGACGAGGTCATCACCAACTACACGATCAATTTCGGGCCCCAACACCCGGCCGCGCACGGCGTGCTGCGCATGGTGATGGAACTGGACGGGGAGATCATCGAGCGCATCGATCCTCACGTCGGCCTGCTCCACCGCGGGACCGAGAAGCTGATCGAGCACAAGACCTATCTCCAGGCGCTGCCGTACTTCGACCGCCTCGATTACTGCAGCCCGCTGTGCATGGAGCACAGCTACGTTCTCGCTATCGAAAAGCTCCTCAACATCGAAGTGCCGCTGCGCGCGCAGTATCTGCGGGTCTTGTTTGCCGAGTTGACCCGCATCTGCAATCACATGCTCAATCTCGGCAGTCACGTGATGGACGTCGGCGCGATGACGCCGAACCTGTGGCTGTTCGAAATCCGCGAGGACTGCCTCAACTTCTTCGAACGTGCTTCGGGCGCGCGGATGCACGCGGCATGGTTTCGCCCGGGCGGCGTGCACCAGGATGTCCCGCTAAAGCTGCTGACAGACATTGCCGATTGGCTCGACACCCGGCTGCCGCGCTTGTTCGAGGACGCCATGAGCCTTGTCGTCGACAACCGCATCTTCAAGCAGCGCAACGTCGACATCGCTGTGGTGAGCAAGACGGACGCTATCGCCTGGGGCTTCTCGGGTCCGATGATCCGCGCCGCCGGCATTCCCTGGGACTTGCGCAAGAGCCAGCCTTACGACGTGTACGACCGGATGGATTTCGACATCCCGGTGGGCACCAACTCGGACTGCTACGACCGGTTCATGGTCCGGGTCGAGGAAGTGCGGCAATCGGCCCGCATCATGAAGCAGTGCCTGGCCGAAATGCCTGAAGGCCCGGTCGCCAGCACCGATCGCAAGGTTGTCCCGCCCAAGCGCGGCGAGATGAAACAGTCGATGGAAGCGCTGATCCACCACTTCAAGCTTTACACCGAGGGCTTTCACGTGCCCGCTGGCGAGGTTTACGTCGCTACCGAAAGCCCCAAGGGCGAGTTTGGCGTCTATCTGGTCAGCGACGGGAGCAACAAGCCCTATCGCTGCAAGATCCGCCCGACAGCGTTCAGTCACCTGCAGGCGATGGATTTCATGTCGAAAGGCCACATGTTGCCCGACGCGACCGCCATCCTTGGCGCGATCGATGTCGTTTTCGGGGAGTGCGACCGCTAA
- the nuoH gene encoding NADH-quinone oxidoreductase subunit NuoH — translation MTETFQSWGMSYDWAWFTATIAGILLIALPLMLAVAMIIYADRKIWAAMALRRGPNVVGPFGLLQSFADGLKVFLQETIIPSAANKGLFLIAPIITFTVALMAWAVIPFNSGAVLANINVGLLYVLAISSLGVYGIVIAGWASNSKYPFFSAMRAAAQMISYEVSIGFVLICVVLYANSFNLNAIVEAQRGHGLGIVNGFWFNLLLFPMWVVFLISSMAETARAPFDLTEAESELVAGYQTEYSSMSFALYWLGEYANVLLMCALNATLFFGGWLPPLNIDLIPWFDIPGWIWLFAKILFFFFIFSWVKATVPRYRYDQLMRLGWKVFLPLSLSFVVLVSGWLMFTRYGA, via the coding sequence ATGACCGAGACCTTCCAATCATGGGGCATGTCGTACGACTGGGCGTGGTTCACCGCGACCATCGCCGGCATCCTTCTCATCGCCCTCCCGCTGATGCTGGCCGTCGCGATGATCATCTACGCCGACCGCAAGATCTGGGCGGCGATGGCGCTGCGCCGCGGACCCAACGTGGTCGGTCCGTTCGGCCTGCTGCAGAGCTTCGCCGACGGGCTGAAGGTGTTCCTGCAGGAGACCATCATCCCATCGGCGGCTAACAAGGGCCTCTTCCTGATCGCGCCGATTATCACGTTCACCGTTGCGCTGATGGCGTGGGCGGTCATTCCGTTCAATTCGGGCGCGGTGCTGGCCAACATCAACGTCGGCCTGCTTTATGTGCTCGCGATCAGCAGCCTCGGCGTTTACGGCATCGTCATCGCCGGCTGGGCTTCGAACTCGAAGTACCCGTTTTTCTCCGCCATGCGCGCCGCGGCCCAGATGATCAGCTACGAAGTCTCGATCGGCTTTGTGCTCATCTGCGTCGTGCTCTACGCCAATTCGTTCAATCTCAACGCGATCGTGGAAGCGCAACGCGGGCATGGGCTGGGCATCGTCAACGGGTTCTGGTTCAACCTGCTGCTGTTTCCGATGTGGGTCGTATTCCTCATTTCCAGCATGGCGGAAACCGCTCGCGCGCCCTTCGACCTGACCGAGGCCGAGAGTGAACTCGTCGCCGGGTACCAGACCGAATACTCGAGCATGAGCTTCGCGCTCTACTGGCTGGGCGAATACGCCAACGTGCTGCTGATGTGTGCGCTCAACGCGACGCTGTTCTTCGGCGGATGGTTGCCCCCGTTGAACATCGACCTCATCCCCTGGTTCGACATTCCGGGCTGGATCTGGTTGTTCGCGAAGATCCTGTTTTTCTTCTTCATCTTCAGCTGGGTGAAGGCGACGGTGCCGCGGTACCGCTATGACCAACTGATGCGTCTGGGGTGGAAAGTGTTCCTGCCGCTGTCGCTTTCATTCGTCGTGCTCGTCTCGGGCTGGCTCATGTTCACGAGGTACGGGGCATGA
- the nuoG gene encoding NADH-quinone oxidoreductase subunit NuoG: MPKVTVDGQEIDVPDGATVLQACELAGKEIPRFCYHERLSIAGNCRMCLVEVKPGPPKPQASCALPATEGQEIRTDSEMVKKAREGVMEFLLINHPLDCPICDQGGECDLQDQSLTYGRGASRYHENKRAVTEKYMGPLIKTIMTRCIHCTRCVRFSEEIAGVDEIGALYRGENMQITTYLEQAAKHELSANVIDLCPVGALTSRPYAFEARPWELKKTLSIDVSDAVGANIRLDSRGREVLRALPRINDDVNEEWLSDKGRYMVDGLTRRRLDKVWIRKGGRLEAGTWHEAFAAIRKAEPGASIAAIAGDLVDCETMFAAKTLLGAMGSTLLEGRQTGMDYPVENLAAVNFNSTLAGIETADAILIVGSHVRWEAPLVNVRLRKAVKRGAKVFVVGPKWETTFPAEFLGDDAAVLHDLPGHVSEALVKAERPAVILGGAGLAAGALNAALSLDVQRDGWNGFNVLHMAASRMGGLMLGFAQKGGIADIVKAAPKVVLALGADEVDWSQFGGSLKVYIGHHGDKGAHAADIILPAAAYSEKDGTYVNTEGRVQFAEKAVFAPGDAREDWTILRALADAFEVSVGFDSLAELQAKMIEAVPALGVEGLANYGKLPRPKAAKAKGRIAYPVKDFYLTNPIARASVVMQRCSAELLHGEEMAEAAE, from the coding sequence ATGCCTAAAGTCACCGTAGACGGTCAGGAGATCGACGTCCCGGACGGGGCGACGGTGCTGCAGGCGTGCGAGCTTGCCGGCAAGGAGATCCCGCGTTTCTGCTATCACGAGCGGCTGAGCATCGCCGGCAACTGCCGGATGTGCCTCGTCGAAGTAAAGCCTGGGCCGCCCAAGCCGCAGGCGTCGTGCGCGCTGCCGGCGACCGAGGGGCAAGAAATCCGTACCGACAGCGAAATGGTCAAGAAGGCGCGGGAAGGGGTGATGGAGTTCCTCCTCATCAACCACCCGCTCGATTGCCCCATTTGCGACCAGGGCGGCGAATGCGACCTGCAGGACCAGAGCCTGACGTATGGCCGCGGCGCATCGCGCTATCACGAGAACAAGCGTGCGGTGACCGAGAAGTACATGGGTCCGCTGATCAAGACGATCATGACCCGGTGCATCCACTGCACCCGCTGCGTGCGGTTCTCGGAAGAGATCGCGGGCGTGGACGAAATCGGCGCACTCTATCGCGGCGAAAACATGCAGATCACCACCTACCTCGAGCAGGCGGCGAAGCATGAGCTTTCGGCCAACGTCATCGATCTGTGCCCGGTCGGCGCCCTCACCTCGCGGCCCTATGCGTTCGAGGCGCGGCCGTGGGAGCTCAAGAAGACTCTTTCGATAGACGTGTCGGACGCGGTCGGCGCGAACATCCGGCTCGACAGCCGGGGCCGCGAGGTCCTGCGCGCACTCCCGCGGATCAACGACGACGTCAATGAAGAGTGGCTGAGCGACAAGGGCCGCTACATGGTCGACGGCCTGACCCGCCGGCGGCTCGACAAGGTATGGATCCGCAAAGGTGGCAGACTCGAGGCTGGGACCTGGCACGAGGCTTTCGCGGCGATCCGCAAGGCCGAGCCGGGCGCGAGCATCGCGGCGATCGCCGGCGACCTTGTCGACTGCGAGACGATGTTCGCCGCCAAGACGCTGCTCGGCGCGATGGGATCGACCCTGCTCGAAGGGCGCCAGACCGGAATGGATTACCCGGTCGAAAACCTCGCAGCAGTCAATTTCAATTCAACGCTGGCGGGCATCGAAACCGCCGACGCGATCCTGATCGTCGGCAGCCACGTCCGCTGGGAAGCGCCGCTGGTCAATGTCCGCCTGCGCAAGGCAGTCAAGCGCGGCGCGAAGGTGTTCGTCGTGGGGCCGAAGTGGGAAACCACCTTTCCCGCCGAATTTCTGGGCGACGACGCAGCGGTACTGCATGACTTGCCGGGCCACGTCAGCGAGGCTCTCGTCAAGGCTGAGCGTCCGGCGGTTATCCTCGGCGGTGCCGGGCTGGCGGCGGGAGCACTCAACGCAGCCCTGTCGCTCGACGTGCAACGCGACGGCTGGAATGGCTTCAACGTCCTGCACATGGCGGCGAGCCGCATGGGCGGATTGATGCTCGGCTTCGCGCAGAAGGGCGGCATCGCCGACATCGTCAAGGCGGCGCCCAAGGTCGTGCTCGCGCTTGGCGCGGATGAGGTGGACTGGTCACAGTTCGGCGGGAGCCTGAAGGTCTATATCGGACACCACGGCGACAAGGGCGCGCACGCCGCCGACATCATCTTGCCGGCTGCTGCGTACAGCGAGAAGGATGGCACTTACGTCAACACGGAAGGGCGGGTTCAGTTCGCCGAGAAAGCCGTTTTCGCACCCGGCGATGCCCGCGAGGACTGGACGATCCTGCGCGCGCTTGCCGATGCTTTCGAAGTGAGCGTCGGTTTCGACAGCCTCGCCGAATTGCAGGCGAAGATGATCGAAGCGGTGCCCGCACTCGGCGTCGAGGGGCTGGCAAACTATGGCAAGCTTCCCAGGCCCAAGGCGGCGAAGGCGAAGGGACGGATCGCTTATCCGGTCAAGGATTTCTACCTGACCAATCCGATCGCGCGCGCGAGCGTGGTCATGCAGCGGTGTTCGGCTGAACTGCTCCACGGTGAAGAGATGGCGGAGGCCGCGGAATGA
- the nuoF gene encoding NADH-quinone oxidoreductase subunit NuoF, with protein MSLADKDRIFTNLYGYQDWRLKAAEARGDWDDTKALTARGQDAIIQEIKDSGLRGRGGAGFPTGMKWSFMPKESKDGRPSFLVINADESEPGSCKDREIIRHDPHKLIEGALIAGFAMRARAAYIYIRGEYIREAETLFAAVQEAYDAGLLGKNAAGSGYDFDVFVHRGAGAYICGEETAMIESLEGKKGQPRLKPPFPAGAGLYGCPTTVNNVESIAVVPTILRRGASWFSSFGREGNKGTKLFQISGHVERPCVVEEAMSIPFRELIEKHCGGITGGWDNLLAVIPGGSSVPLVPAAQIMDCPMDFDGLKELGSGLGTAAVIVMDKSTDIVRAISRISYFYKHESCGQCTPCREGTGWMWRVMERLRTGDADASEIDMLFEVTKQVEGHTICALGDAAAWPIQGLIRHFRPELERRIQENIVSSPAPGHNAAGSAESLRTVEGAL; from the coding sequence ATGAGCCTGGCCGACAAGGACCGCATCTTCACCAATCTGTACGGCTACCAGGATTGGCGCCTGAAGGCGGCCGAAGCCCGCGGCGACTGGGACGACACGAAGGCGCTGACCGCGCGCGGCCAGGACGCGATCATTCAGGAGATCAAGGACTCCGGTCTGCGCGGGCGGGGCGGCGCCGGCTTCCCGACCGGTATGAAGTGGTCCTTCATGCCCAAGGAATCGAAGGACGGCCGTCCGAGCTTCCTGGTCATCAACGCGGATGAATCCGAACCCGGCTCGTGCAAGGACCGCGAGATCATCCGCCACGATCCCCACAAGCTGATCGAGGGCGCGCTGATCGCCGGCTTCGCGATGCGCGCGCGGGCGGCCTACATCTACATACGCGGCGAATACATCCGCGAGGCGGAGACCCTGTTCGCCGCCGTGCAGGAGGCTTACGATGCCGGCCTCCTGGGCAAGAACGCTGCGGGTTCGGGATACGATTTTGACGTCTTCGTCCACCGCGGCGCGGGCGCCTACATATGCGGCGAAGAGACCGCGATGATCGAGAGCCTGGAAGGCAAGAAGGGCCAGCCGCGCCTCAAGCCGCCTTTTCCGGCGGGCGCGGGGCTCTATGGGTGCCCGACCACGGTCAACAACGTCGAGAGCATAGCGGTCGTCCCTACGATCCTTCGGCGCGGGGCGAGCTGGTTCTCCAGCTTCGGGCGCGAGGGGAACAAGGGAACCAAGCTGTTCCAGATCTCGGGCCACGTCGAGCGGCCATGCGTCGTCGAAGAGGCGATGAGCATCCCTTTCCGCGAGCTGATCGAAAAGCACTGCGGAGGCATAACCGGCGGGTGGGACAACCTTTTGGCGGTGATCCCCGGCGGCTCATCGGTCCCGCTGGTCCCCGCGGCCCAGATCATGGACTGCCCGATGGATTTCGACGGGCTCAAGGAATTGGGTTCGGGCCTGGGCACCGCGGCGGTCATCGTGATGGACAAATCGACCGACATCGTTCGCGCGATCAGCCGCATCAGCTACTTCTACAAGCACGAGAGCTGCGGGCAGTGTACCCCGTGCCGTGAAGGCACCGGATGGATGTGGCGCGTGATGGAACGCCTGCGAACCGGCGATGCCGACGCAAGCGAGATCGACATGCTCTTTGAAGTGACAAAGCAGGTCGAGGGCCACACAATCTGCGCGCTCGGCGATGCGGCGGCGTGGCCGATCCAGGGACTGATCAGGCATTTCCGGCCCGAGCTGGAACGGCGAATCCAGGAGAATATCGTAAGTTCGCCGGCTCCGGGCCACAATGCGGCAGGCTCGGCAGAGTCGCTACGAACAGTGGAGGGTGCATTATGA
- a CDS encoding NADH-quinone oxidoreductase subunit A gives MVDLSQYLPILIFLGIAVALSALFVFLPMGVSRLTGTHNPDAEKLSEYECGFPAFEDPRSQFDVRFYLVAILFIIFDLEAAFLFPWAVSLDMTGWAGWATMMVFLGELAIGLAYAWKKGALEWE, from the coding sequence GTGGTCGATCTTAGTCAGTATCTGCCGATCCTGATCTTCCTCGGCATAGCCGTGGCATTGTCGGCGCTCTTCGTGTTCCTGCCGATGGGCGTCTCCCGCCTGACGGGTACCCACAACCCCGACGCCGAGAAGCTGTCGGAATACGAATGCGGCTTTCCCGCGTTCGAGGATCCGCGCAGCCAGTTCGACGTGCGCTTCTACCTGGTGGCGATCCTGTTCATCATCTTCGATCTCGAAGCCGCGTTCCTGTTTCCCTGGGCTGTCAGCCTCGACATGACGGGCTGGGCAGGCTGGGCCACGATGATGGTGTTCCTCGGTGAACTCGCGATCGGCCTTGCGTATGCCTGGAAGAAGGGAGCGCTCGAATGGGAGTAG
- a CDS encoding NuoB/complex I 20 kDa subunit family protein gives MGVDRQPSLSHQLANPAASTASGPDENWVLHPEGKAPDQSFYNGLSTELDNKGFLVTSTEELFQWARTGSLWWMTFGLACCAVEMIHVNMPRYDMERFGVAPRASPRQSDVMIVAGTLCNKMAPALRKVYDQMSDPKYVISMGSCANGGGYYHYSYSVVRGCDRIVPVDIYVPGCPPTAEALLYGVMQLQRKIRREGTVER, from the coding sequence ATGGGAGTAGATCGCCAGCCTTCGCTCAGTCACCAGCTTGCCAACCCCGCCGCGTCGACTGCGAGCGGGCCGGACGAAAACTGGGTTCTCCACCCGGAGGGCAAGGCGCCGGACCAGAGCTTCTACAACGGCCTCTCGACCGAGCTGGATAACAAGGGTTTCCTCGTCACTTCGACGGAGGAGCTGTTCCAGTGGGCCCGCACCGGCTCGCTGTGGTGGATGACCTTCGGGCTCGCCTGTTGCGCGGTCGAGATGATCCACGTGAACATGCCGCGCTATGACATGGAACGCTTCGGCGTCGCGCCGCGCGCGTCTCCGCGCCAGTCGGACGTGATGATCGTGGCCGGAACGCTGTGCAACAAGATGGCCCCCGCGCTGCGCAAGGTCTACGACCAGATGTCGGACCCGAAGTACGTCATCTCGATGGGCAGCTGCGCCAATGGCGGCGGGTACTATCACTACAGCTACAGTGTCGTGCGCGGGTGCGACCGGATCGTGCCGGTCGACATCTACGTGCCCGGCTGCCCTCCCACTGCCGAGGCGCTTCTCTACGGCGTGATGCAACTGCAGCGAAAGATCCGCCGCGAGGGGACGGTCGAACGATGA
- a CDS encoding NADH-quinone oxidoreductase subunit C, which produces MASILHPAPRIASSEGVSEALSAALGTMLVAAREEHGEIVLTVARDAVADALRLLRDEHHYQQLMDIAGADYPSRAERFEVVYMLLSLTKNHRIIVKCAAAEATPVPTVTTLWPNAGWLEREVFDMFGVVFAGNTDLRRILTDYGFEGHPFRKDFPLTGYSELRYSEDEKRVVYEPVDLPQDLRQFDFMSPWEGADYVLPGDEKAAPVPPAPEPKPVVNADKSVDSKAPETRGAPEVHEVKTTESPKETGAGEATDKKAAEPVAPASTEGTVAGQGQGQPAPVETGTPAPDAPEPTESRPARKPRKATAKDTKPASEPKKRTRKPKADKP; this is translated from the coding sequence ATGGCGAGCATCCTTCATCCGGCTCCCAGGATCGCCTCCAGCGAAGGCGTGAGCGAAGCACTCTCGGCCGCGCTGGGCACCATGCTCGTCGCTGCCCGGGAAGAGCATGGCGAGATCGTGCTGACCGTTGCCCGCGATGCGGTCGCCGACGCGCTGCGCTTGCTGCGCGACGAGCACCACTATCAGCAGCTGATGGACATAGCGGGGGCCGACTACCCGAGCCGCGCCGAGCGGTTCGAAGTCGTCTACATGCTGCTCAGCCTCACGAAGAACCACCGCATCATCGTCAAGTGCGCCGCGGCTGAAGCGACCCCCGTTCCTACGGTGACCACGCTGTGGCCCAACGCCGGCTGGCTCGAGCGGGAGGTGTTCGACATGTTCGGCGTCGTCTTCGCCGGCAACACCGACCTGCGGCGCATTCTCACCGACTACGGGTTTGAAGGGCATCCTTTCCGCAAGGACTTCCCGCTGACCGGTTACTCGGAACTGCGCTACTCCGAGGACGAGAAGCGCGTGGTCTATGAGCCGGTGGACCTGCCGCAGGACCTGCGCCAGTTCGATTTCATGAGCCCGTGGGAAGGGGCGGATTACGTACTGCCGGGCGACGAGAAGGCCGCTCCGGTGCCCCCGGCTCCGGAACCGAAGCCGGTCGTCAACGCCGACAAGAGCGTGGACAGCAAGGCGCCCGAAACGCGCGGCGCCCCGGAGGTGCACGAAGTCAAGACCACCGAGAGCCCCAAGGAAACGGGCGCCGGCGAGGCGACCGACAAGAAAGCCGCCGAGCCTGTCGCGCCGGCCTCGACTGAAGGAACCGTCGCTGGGCAAGGGCAAGGCCAGCCGGCTCCTGTCGAGACCGGCACGCCGGCTCCGGACGCTCCCGAACCGACCGAAAGCCGGCCCGCCCGCAAGCCGCGGAAGGCGACGGCGAAGGACACCAAGCCCGCGAGCGAGCCAAAGAAGCGCACCCGCAAGCCCAAGGCGGACAAGCCATGA
- the nuoE gene encoding NADH-quinone oxidoreductase subunit NuoE: MADRSPHPDTPELRERWGNFAWTPDNAAKAKEIVARYPEGRQRSAVMPLLFLAQYQVGAETSTQGWLPLPVMEFIARELDMPVIRVLEVATFYTMYNIAPVGRFHVQVCGTTPCMLRGSDAILDACYERGMKKGHTTEDGLFTLTEVECMGNCASAPMVQINDANYEDLTPERLNHVLDELAAGRFPKEGTQDPARHTVEPVGGPTTLTAMVGENHDYRGEW; the protein is encoded by the coding sequence ATGGCTGATCGCTCCCCCCATCCCGATACCCCCGAGTTGCGCGAGCGCTGGGGCAATTTCGCATGGACGCCAGATAACGCGGCCAAGGCGAAAGAGATCGTCGCGCGCTATCCCGAAGGGCGCCAGCGTTCGGCAGTGATGCCGTTGCTGTTCCTGGCACAATATCAGGTCGGCGCGGAGACGAGCACGCAGGGTTGGCTGCCGCTGCCCGTGATGGAGTTCATCGCGCGCGAGCTGGATATGCCCGTGATCCGCGTGCTCGAGGTCGCGACGTTTTACACGATGTACAACATCGCCCCCGTCGGCCGCTTCCATGTGCAGGTCTGCGGAACGACGCCCTGCATGCTCCGCGGGTCGGATGCCATCCTGGATGCCTGTTACGAGCGCGGGATGAAGAAGGGGCACACGACCGAGGATGGGCTGTTCACGCTCACCGAGGTCGAGTGCATGGGCAACTGCGCCAGCGCGCCGATGGTGCAGATCAACGACGCCAATTACGAGGACCTGACGCCCGAGCGGCTGAACCACGTTCTCGACGAGCTTGCCGCAGGGCGCTTCCCGAAGGAAGGCACCCAGGATCCGGCGCGGCACACGGTTGAGCCGGTCGGCGGTCCGACCACGCTGACCGCGATGGTCGGCGAAAACCACGATTACCGGGGCGAGTGGTAA
- a CDS encoding coniferyl aldehyde dehydrogenase gives MAEDRKAELEALLKKQRAAFTAARPEPLAVRKDRVERAMALLKEHGDALCRAMSADFGNRSPHQSMITDIAGTVGFGKYCLKHIDQWSRPEKRKVQFPLGLLGAKAELRFEPKGVIGILAPWNFPVNLSFGPLMQVFAAGNRAMMKPSEFTERTSELMAELVSKRFAEDECAVVLGGPEVAHAFSELPFDHLVFTGSTATGRKVMEAAAKNLVPVTLELGGKSPVFLGRNADLAKAGERIALGKMMNAGQICLAPDYMYVPEEMEEGAVAAVQLGVHNMYPRLLDNEDYASVVSDRHFDRLQGLVADAREKGAEVIEVNPADEDFGSSNARKMPLTILRNVTDDMAAMQEEIFGPVLPVKTYKAIDEAIDYVNEHDRPLGLYYFGEDVGERDKVLTRTISGGVTVNDVIFHVSMEDLPFGGVGPSGMGSYHGIEGFREFSHARSVYTQPKIDIAKLGGFKPPYGPATVKAVKGMMK, from the coding sequence ATGGCCGAAGATCGCAAAGCCGAGCTCGAAGCTCTGCTCAAGAAACAGCGCGCCGCGTTCACCGCGGCGCGGCCCGAGCCGCTGGCCGTTCGCAAGGACCGCGTGGAGCGCGCGATGGCGCTTTTGAAAGAACATGGCGATGCGCTGTGCCGGGCGATGAGCGCGGACTTCGGCAACCGCAGCCCGCACCAGTCGATGATCACCGATATCGCCGGCACCGTGGGGTTCGGGAAGTATTGCCTGAAGCACATCGACCAGTGGTCGCGTCCGGAAAAGCGCAAGGTGCAGTTCCCGCTCGGCCTGCTCGGCGCGAAGGCGGAACTCCGCTTCGAACCGAAGGGCGTGATCGGCATTCTCGCCCCCTGGAATTTCCCGGTGAACCTCAGCTTCGGGCCGTTGATGCAGGTGTTCGCCGCGGGCAACCGCGCGATGATGAAGCCGAGCGAGTTCACCGAACGAACCAGCGAATTGATGGCCGAACTGGTGTCCAAACGCTTTGCCGAGGACGAATGTGCGGTGGTGCTGGGCGGGCCGGAAGTGGCTCACGCCTTTTCCGAGCTTCCGTTCGACCACCTCGTGTTCACCGGATCGACCGCTACGGGTCGCAAAGTAATGGAAGCCGCGGCCAAGAACCTCGTGCCGGTCACGCTCGAACTGGGCGGCAAGAGCCCGGTGTTCCTCGGCCGGAACGCGGATCTCGCCAAGGCAGGCGAGCGCATCGCTCTGGGCAAGATGATGAATGCCGGGCAGATCTGCCTAGCGCCGGATTACATGTACGTTCCTGAGGAAATGGAGGAAGGCGCGGTCGCCGCGGTCCAGCTTGGCGTGCACAACATGTATCCCAGGCTGCTCGACAACGAGGATTACGCGAGCGTTGTCTCGGACCGGCACTTCGACCGGCTGCAAGGGCTGGTGGCCGATGCGCGCGAGAAGGGCGCCGAGGTGATCGAGGTCAACCCGGCCGACGAGGACTTCGGTTCGTCCAACGCGCGCAAGATGCCGCTGACAATCCTGCGCAACGTGACCGACGACATGGCCGCGATGCAGGAGGAAATCTTCGGACCGGTGCTGCCGGTGAAGACCTACAAGGCGATCGACGAAGCGATCGATTACGTGAACGAGCACGATCGCCCGCTCGGCCTGTATTACTTCGGCGAGGACGTCGGCGAGCGAGACAAGGTCCTCACGCGAACTATTTCCGGTGGCGTGACGGTCAATGACGTGATCTTCCACGTCTCGATGGAAGACCTGCCGTTCGGCGGCGTCGGACCGTCTGGAATGGGATCGTACCATGGCATCGAGGGCTTCCGCGAATTCAGCCACGCGCGCAGCGTCTATACCCAGCCCAAGATCGACATCGCCAAGCTGGGCGGGTTCAAGCCTCCCTACGGGCCGGCGACCGTCAAGGCAGTGAAGGGTATGATGAAATAA